Part of the Pyricularia oryzae 70-15 chromosome 3, whole genome shotgun sequence genome, GATTTTGCAACGTTGCAAATTGGTATGATAAAACCCAGGATGAAAACAAGATTGATAAGACAGATAGACGTATGTGAAAACATGGGTAAAATCAAGCCCTGTCGATGACAGACTGAGATGCATGCACCCCTGAATGAACATGCAGCCGAGCCTGGCAAGGTCGGTGCTCAAACTGCTTGTCCAGCACCAAACGTGAAATACTTCTTCGCGCCAGACCTAAAAATCTTATCAATCGATTCGACGCGCAAATTTAGAACCATGAACTGGCTTCATAGTGTACGGGCACATCTAGGGACCTGTAGAGCTATGTTTACAGAACATTCATTTCCGAAGGCGCATGTACGAATAGAGCTTTACCGCACCCAAATTCAAGCGGTCAAGTCGTGCCGAGAAGCCAGGTAATTAAAATCAATTATGCCTGAGGCTTTTAGCTTACAGGTAGTTTTTCTGCATTTGTTGAGCTTGCCTGGAAGCTAGAGGCTGGGCTTCCAAGCCATGGAAGGTAGATCACTCGACCGAATGCAGTACAGAGAGTGACCAGCCAGACCGAAAAGTCAATAAATCATGGCAGCAACTGTCATCTATAAATTTGTAACACAGAATTTGGGCGTGTATGTACTAACCATGCGCCCCGTCGGTGAGTCACTTGCAGAAAGTCATATGTACCATGTGTCCATAAGTACAAGCAGTTCATCTCTGATTTCGCATTTGACTTCTATGTACCGAAACCAAATATATTAAAGAGGTGCACGAATCCCCCGTCTAGCGTACCTCGTGCAGGGGAATAGGTTAGACAATCTACACACTACAGCATTCCTAGTGAAGCCCAAGCCCTGAACCTGGATCAATCCAACCATCCTTGTCAAGCTGGAAACATTTGGCTTAGTCATACCAAAAAGTCCTTTGTCCAGCAAACAAACTCCGCGCTGGATACCACCAACCCCACCAAAGTACCCCCTCAGCAGTCAGCACGCACCGCCTTTTCTTTCAACCCACTTGGTCAGGATTCCCTTGGCTAAACCATTTCGACAATCCGCCAAATAAATAATCAAACGCGAACTTGGTCCTAAAAGAGCCAACCACTTCACACCTTTTTTGAAAGGATATTGTTTTGCTTCGACTTCTTCGCTCCACgacgcgaaaaaaaaactcgctCCGAACGCATTTTCTGAAGCCGACACGATGTCTTCGCCAATGTCAACTTCCGGCCAGGATGGCCAACAATCGCACACCAAAAAGCCCGTCGAGTTTCAATTCTGCGCCGAATGCTCCAACATGCTCTACCCCAAGGAAGACGAGGAGACGCGCACACTTCAGTTCACCTGCCGAACATGCCACTACACAACCAACGCGAGCAACACTTGCGTGTTCCGCAACGAGCTCAACAGCTCCGCCAGCCTTCACGCCGGAATCATCGAGGGCATGGGCAAGGACCCGACGGTTGGTGCCCCTGTTTCTGACACTTGCTCGCCATCCGCGGCATCTACCGCTGCTGCTACTGTTGCCCCTCCCCTCTCGCATCTCCGACAAAACGTTCCCGCCGGTTCCACCATCGTCTTGTGTCTGGTTTGCGGAAAGCCTATCCTGTGTGCCGTCTGCGAGGTCGCCCCGTTCTACGTCTGCAACAAAGATATGCGCTCGCTCGAGAGGgatgccgacgacgacgacgccgagaACAGTTTTCTCTCGGCTTACGCGTCAGAGGCCTCGTCCCCCGGCGCCGGGGTCCAATTTTCGTGGAATGACGACAGCGACGTGTATGACTTTATGAACGACGACTACGCCGAGAGCGACGCCGGAAGTGCCGAGGACGATGGCTTGTCGAGAAGCATCATGATGCTCGACCGCGTAAAGTCAACCTCCAGCGCTGTTGCCACCTCGTAGGCGCCGAGGCGCGATTGATTGGCCTACCGTCCATTTAATTAATATCGACGAATGAAATGACTCGACGACTTTACGATCACGCGACCGGAGAACACGCAGAGGACCACGGCGAAGCGACGCGAGCAGTTCCGGGAACGTTTGGGGGAGCGGCAGCACTTGTCTAGCCCTTCACTCGCCTTGCCACAATTACCTTGTTCTAGTACAAAGTATAGATGGACTGCTTGCTGACGTGTTGCATtgtgtccttttttttcaacagCTCCCCCGCGCCAAGAAGACTTGCCAATACTGTGGCTTTGACGAGATGGTCTTTTTCCAAGCTCAGCAGCGAACTGCCGAGACCGGAATGGTGAGCTCTTTATTCTCTCTGCTTTCTCGTCTGCAACACGGAGGAAATACTACACAGGTCACGAGGCTCACACCGCCGGATACTTTTAGAAACAAATTTATGTTTGCGTCGAGTGCTCCAAGCCTCAGACGGACTGAGTTTTGTGGCTTTCTGCAACACGTATACCTGTTGTGTGTACGGAGAAtgggagtttttttttgacagGAGAAAGGCGTTTTGGGTGGGCTTGGTTTCCTGACctaaaaaagaacaaagcaTGGCGTGGTTTCATGACAGATCTGCCTGGGTTTATGGCGTTTTGGTTTCCTATTCTGTCTGTTTAATTTGGCGTAATAATGAGGCGGTGCTCTGTCTCTAGTTTCATTCTACTCAATACAACTTGTCAACCAAAAATGTCGGTTTTCATGTGCTTCGTGTCCCTCTGAATCGCGAAATGATGATGCAGGGCGTCCAAAACAACTCCTCCCGATCCCTCAAGTACTTTCAATTTACACATGCTCGTCTATGTTGTTTTACATTTCGTTGCGCTACAGGTAGCCCAGCAGAACTTCCGGAACTCCAAGCGCCATATTTGTGATCTTTCTTGTTACAAGACTTGCCAACCAAGTCACCAGTATTTCGCCAGACCTTTCTTTCACCTCACAAGAAACTGACACGACCTGCCACCTCCAACTAGTATCGTCACCCCCTCCACCTCATAGTAGCACAATCCGATAAACCTCAACCCCCCTTTTCAGCCTCTGGGATGTTATATATGCATGGGCGCCATGCTCAGAATCTTGCTCCACTTGGCCTTTCGAAGCTCCATGCCAACGATGCCGTTGACGCGCGAGCCGACGGGGTCACCGGCCTTGTTGATGAGAACGCAGGCATTGTCGTCGAATCGGACGACAGAGCCGTCCTTGCGTTGGACCTTGTACTTTGTGCGGACAACAATGGCGTGGCGGATATCTCCGCGCTTGACCTTGTTGGAGGCGGCCAGCGCGGCGGCGCCCTCGTTGGGGTTCTTGCGTTGCtcctggacgacgacgacgatgcggTCACCTGGAAATCGTCAGAGATTTGCTTGTCGAATGAACGGTAAGAACAATGCAATGTCGGTAAGTACCTATCGATGCATGCCTCTTCTGGCCGACGATCAGGGCGCACTCGACCAAGGCGGCGCCCGAGTTGTCGATGCAGTTGAGCATCGACTGTGCGGCATCGTCAGCtttgaaacaaacaaaaaaataccaATCAAGACGCCGCAGCACGCGAGATCATAAGATTCATGCATACCTTTAATTGAATCATGGTGGATGATGTGTGTTGCCTAAACGTAAAGCCTCTCTCTCCCGCCTCGAAACAACAAACGCTTGTTCTCCAACCAAGTCCAAAAAGTCGTCCGTCGACAAGCCTCAAAATCCGCTGCTTATGTAATGTCGCGCTCGTCCCGGTTAAAGCAAGCTTGCAGTACATGTCAGTCAGGCCAAAATTGGCGGAAGCATGCCTGCCGTTCCATCTTGGTGACAGGGATCAGCAAGCAATTAGACCGGGGCTAAGAAGCTGAGGTGGAGATCAAGAGTGAAGCGAGGTGAGCTGGGATTGGTTGCATTTGTGTCCTGGTCGGCAAGGGGAGGACGGACGTTTACCCTCGCTTCTCTTCATTGATCCGCTTGTTAAGGTTAGGCGGCATGTTTGTTCTCGCTGCTTTCCTGCCTtggttgttttcttctcatcatcaccaccacacCACACCACCTTCCCTCCCGCTTCTCAGCTCGAGCCATCCCCTCGGTTCACAGTTTGGCAGTGCCAAAACTGTCGTAAGCCCGGGCGCCTGTCCACCCCAGTCACTCCTTTTCAGTTGCGCAACCAGCGTCACGCTTGTGCATGCGCTTCGCTCATCCAGGCTGTTTTGGTACCGCGCATTGAGGACGTTCATTTGTGGTTGACAGTTGCACCTGTCCTTTCCCCCAGACGAGTTGATTCCCGACCGACACGGCAATTGAGTAGCCCCGATTTCGCGTGGGCTTTATTGCATCCCAGCAGCTACCATCACCAACTTTCCTGGAGCTGCTTTTACTTCAAACCTCGAGGTATCTGCGATTGGGACTTCCGCCGCGCGATCGATTTCTCTGGGTCCGGCTCCGTTGCGCTCGAAACCATCCCTTCGTCGCTAGTTTGCGCCCACCTTCAGGCACCCGGTCAACCTGACTCGGATTAATCACTCCGCCCTCATCTCACTCTCTGGTCCCGGAGCTCCCCGCTGGCATCTCGTCATCTAATCTCAAATCTGGGGAGCAAAGCTGCAAAAGAGGCAACATGCCTCCAAAATCTGCCAAGAAGCAACCTCTGACGTTTGCCCAATTGGCGGCCTACGATGACATACTGACAGATGCGCTGGTCGACCACGTAAGGCTCATCGCGTTCCATCCGATTGCTTGCCTCTGGGATCCCTCCCGGCCGCTAACCATCATTCGCAGACGTTCTACTGGACGACGATTCCAAAGAACCGACCATCGTATCATGCCTCCCGCGGAGTCAAGCAAGATGAAGTCACCAAGATAGTGAAGGACCATGTAATTCTCCAGCCAAACGTCAAGCTGGCCGAGGAGAAGATGCTGGCCACGGACGGGCTAAAACGGTTCTGCAATGGACTTAAAACGCCCAAGGAAAAGGACGACTTTCGCGCGCACCTACGCCGTTACCTTTCCATCTACCTACCCGATTGCCCTTTCGAGGTTAACTCGACCAACCGATACACCATCTTCACGCACGAGGCCAGTGTCACCGCGCGACGCCCGATCAGGAAGAACGAGATTATTAAGGCCTTGTGCGGAATTCAAGTCGTAATCTCGCCTGCGGAGGAAGCCGAAATCGCCAAGCGCAAGAAGGACTTCTCGATTGTGATTAGCTCGCGTAGCAAAAGCACGAGCCTGTTCATGGGCCCTGCACGCTTCGCGAACCACGACTGCGGTGCCAACGCCAGGCTGAAGACGGCTGACCAGTCCATCATGGAGGTCCAGGCGCTTCGAAACATCGAAGTGGGCGAAGAAATAACGGTCACGTACGGCGATAATTACTTTGGAGAGGATAATTGCGAATGTCTGTGCAGGACGTGCGAACTCGGCAGGGTGAATGGTTGGGCAGGTGACGAGGGCGATGGAAATGGCGGCTTTGAGAAGAGCATCGAGGAGGATCAGGGCACTCCCGCAGGGTATTCACTACGGCGGAGAAGGCGCGACGGCAGCACCAGCCGCGCAATGTCTAGGGATTCATCAGTCACGCCCGACCTGCGACCGCGAATTCGGAAGACACGGTCCAAGGCGCAGCTGAATACCTCGGACAGGGCTTCCACCGTTGACTCGGAGGCGTCTGGGAACCAGACTGCGAAACGGAAACGCGAACTGGATACACTGGCCAGTCCACCATTCACGCCGGCGAAGAGACAAAAGATCGCGAGCGGGCTTTCCGAGATGATGACGGCAGATTTGCTACCTCCTGCGAGCATGAGCACTCCCCCGGAGAGCTCAGTCGGACAGCTCAGCAGACAGTCATCCGTGTTCGAGAGAGGAACGTCGGAACAACTTGTTGAATCATCCGACGTCACAACACCAGAGCATGACAGCTCCGAATCGAGCACACCCCCTCCAAAGTCAGATGTGGACGAGGATGGTTCGCAGCCAGTGGCCCCGGCATTGGCGGCAACTAGAGATGGTAGCCAAGGGCTTATACAAAAACCTTCGTTGAAGGGTATCTCTTGTGCAGGAACCAGCACGACTACTCTAAGCTCATCGCGGGCAGTGGAGCTTTATTCACCGTCGGATGTGATGCTCATGCCACAATCGAGACCCAGCACTCGAGAAAAATTAACTAGGTCGCAGGTTGCCGACGAATCTGCCGACGCGACCGTTGTAAAGGCTGAGGTGTCTGAAACAAGTACCATCACGGTCGTCAACAGTGTCGAAGGCGATTCTACCTCGGTCATTGCTGGTGAGGTAGCACGAATTTCGGGTAAGATTGCCTCGTCTTCCGAGACAGACACCAAATCAGAGTCCTCCACCGCAAGTCCATGCGATACGACTTTGGACAGCGGGGCAATTTCCAGGTCCAAGAAGGCTAGGCAAGACGACAAAGACGAACCTTCTCAACGAGGGCAAAGCAAGAAACGTATGCCGGGCGACTACACACTGACACCTGTCCTTCTGTCGGAGCCAATGACGGCTTGGGTGCACTGctccaactgcgcgacggctTTTGTGCAGCGCGATGCGTATTACACGCGGGCAAACTGTCCACGCTGCGAACGCCACAGTATTTTGTACGGTTACGTGTGGCCCAAGACGGAACCCGAGGGGTctgacgatgacgaggagcGCGTTCTCGACCACCGAACAGTCCATCGTTTCTTGGACCCCGAGGACGAAGCCAAGGTGCGGGGGAGAAAGCTTAGTGCGTGGCTTGTCAACAAGAAGCTCGCCGAAGCCAAAGCGGCCGAGGTTGCTGAGGCGgcaaagaacaagaagaagcagcCGTCAAAGGTTGTCAAGAAGGTGGCGTCAAAGACGACAATTACAGCTGCGACAAAGGTCAAGAAGGCGGCATCAACGGCTTCTGTGTTTGGCAGGGTCACCAAGGCGGGTTCTGGCGTTTCTGAAGGCCTCAAGACCAGCAAGACGAGTCCTGTAACTCTATCAAAGAAGTCGGCCAATTCAGAGGTCGACCATGGAGAGGCTGTTGGCGATTCCATCACATCATCGGCCTCATCCGCAGCGGACAGCGCCGACTGTACGACTCAGATGGCTATAGCGCAACAGCTCGGGGCATACGTCGACACTAAGTTTGGCCTTGATGACGAAGGAATGTCTGATCAGGGAGATGTTGATCATTGTGCTAAGGGCAAGATCGACGAGCGCAAGCAGTCTTCAGTTCTTCAGCAGAGGCGACTATCGTTGGATTCTGCTGGCAACAGGCGGCGCAGCGGCCGGGCTTGTAAGGCTTCAGCCAAGgccactgctgctgctgcattaGCTACTGTCGGGTCTGATTGAGGGAGAGTTTTCTTGGGGTGCCCTCCTGGTTGTTGGTAATGGTTTGGGGAATAAATTCATCCATATGGCTGTGTATACTAGCGTTAGCGTTTTGATCTTTGAGTGGTTTTATAGCTGGTTTCATCACAGCATAATTTTTCTTCAAGTGGCCTGTCGGAAGGATGGGTTTCGTATCAGAGTGATATTGGATGGACGGACGGACTGGTGGAATCTGAGGTGAAGACGTGATGGGTGGCTAATGTGACGCTGCGTCTTTAGTGGATTAGATTTGCTGCATCATCACGGGCTGAGAATACCATGGGAGTGGAATTGTTTACCACCTCTAGGAACGTCACAATGATAACAAGACTCAATTTTTGGAATCCAATCAAATCTCCCGCACTCACCACTTGTGCATTGATCGTTCCATACCAAAGCATCTTTTCTTCCCAGGATTTTGCTAGATAACCAACGGATCGATTCTTGGGTGACTGACAGACTGTATGAATACTTGCCCCACTCAAAGCCGGGGTGTGGCGGAAACTGTGGCGCACCAAgaattctttttcttttttctttctttttttccttctggcCTATCGCCATCAACCAGCGGCGAAGCGCAAACAAGGGTCTAGGCGTATTTCAAGTCAATCGCAGCCAAAATTTGGGATCCATTTCTCGAGATCGCAAGTTAGAGTTACGTTTGACACACAAAAATGGCCATACAATTCTGCAATGACTGCGGCGACACGCTGCCGATATCGGGAAATCCCGAGGTCAAATGCGACTGCTGTGGAAACATGAACAAGAGTGCGCGTTTCTGATCCATCCCCACCCTCTTTGTCTCTCTCCGTTTTGACCAGACCCATGtcttgctcttttttttctttctttttatcGAGATCACCTGACTCTCCCTCCCGTATGTATGCACACTAaaacatttttttttgtattctGGAGCAGACACCCTCATCAACGTGACGACCGTCTCGTCGAGCCGCGACTTTGACTCGCCGCTCCGTCTCAAGGAGTATGGCAACAAGGACGCCATGGCCAGCCGGCCCGAGATGAACTGGCCCAGCATCGACGAGAACTGTCGCTTCTGCCCTTCAAAGACGGTCCGGTACACGACGCTCCAGACGCGTGGTGCCGACGAGGGAAGCACGGTGTTTTACTTTTGCGAGGGCTGCAGTCAAaagtaggtttttttttcttcttcttttttgtttcctcTGCCATCCCAAAGAgctttttgggggttttgtgAGGCAGATGCTAACCGGTGAGTGTGATGTGTTGCTGTACAGATGGAAGGAGAACAACTGATCGGCTTCTCTGGTGGGTGTGGGGAATGGGGTTGTATATAGCCCGGGAGTGTGCCTTGCGGTTCCGCTGGATACAGGATGTATCGCGGAGGGAATGGGCGGTGGGTGTTTGGTTGGTCTGTCGGTGTTGGGTGTTGTCGATATCCAGGAGCAGGTACACAGATCATTACTGCTCTGCAACTTCAATGGACAAAAAGTGCTTTGTTTCGTACGCAAAAGTCAAACCCGTGTTGCAAACACAAAGCCCGAGGATGAGTCTGGAGGCCAATAACAAGGCATGGATGGGTTCCGAATCTTGAGAAGAATGAAGCATTGGGTGTTGGCTCGAGTCCACGTGGATAGTGAGGAGTTGGGCCCAAAATGCGATACGAAAGTGGCATCATATACCGTCATCGATGGTTGGTCGGAGAATTTCACAATAAGTTAAGTCTTGGGAGCAAAAGAATTCAACTGCCCCTCGTCGGAAAGGAGCCAGTATTATCCTTTCCGGCATCTGGTATCAACTTAAGCTTCTGCGAGTCCATTAGTTGATTTGTACACCGCAAGATCTACGAATTTGTCCAGGTAAGGTAGTCACCTTTCTGTGTCAAAAATCTCGTCAAATCAGATTCGCGAGAAATGATACCTTGATATCTACGAACTGAATTCGAAATCGGAACGGGCTTGCGACGCCCCTTTTTAAGTTTTGAGACACTATGGTTATGGCTTTGGCTTTCTGCGAGAAACCACTTGCTCGGGACCCcctaacgttgagctccacatctccgacccccctaaagtccggcccctaaaaatatctactcagccacgtcaaccctttgttttattttataaatatctagacgaatttttcactttagaacttgatttttgaagattcttgctccaaaccttccaatgaaacagtacactgaaaatcagcttcttgctgccatttctgacataagaaatggcaaatcagttcacaaaacctcgcaaaaatggggtattcctcggagtacccttcacgatcgtttaaagggggcccagtcaattcaacaagcgaaaagattttgtcaaaggctttcacaggagcaggaaacctatttggcagattgggtacttgcgcaggccgcgttaggccttccgccaacgcatcaagaactacgctattttgcggaacgaattcttcaggccgccggagaaagaaaaagccttgggaaacattgggttagccgttttatagcccgatatccaattttgaa contains:
- a CDS encoding 50S ribosomal protein L14, with the translated sequence MIQLKSMLNCIDNSGAALVECALIVGQKRHASIGDRIVVVVQEQRKNPNEGAAALAASNKVKRGDIRHAIVVRTKYKVQRKDGSVVRFDDNACVLINKAGDPVGSRVNGIVGMELRKAKWSKILSMAPMHI
- a CDS encoding histone-lysine N-methyltransferase SET9, which produces MPPKSAKKQPLTFAQLAAYDDILTDALVDHTFYWTTIPKNRPSYHASRGVKQDEVTKIVKDHVILQPNVKLAEEKMLATDGLKRFCNGLKTPKEKDDFRAHLRRYLSIYLPDCPFEVNSTNRYTIFTHEASVTARRPIRKNEIIKALCGIQVVISPAEEAEIAKRKKDFSIVISSRSKSTSLFMGPARFANHDCGANARLKTADQSIMEVQALRNIEVGEEITVTYGDNYFGEDNCECLCRTCELGRVNGWAGDEGDGNGGFEKSIEEDQGTPAGYSLRRRRRDGSTSRAMSRDSSVTPDLRPRIRKTRSKAQLNTSDRASTVDSEASGNQTAKRKRELDTLASPPFTPAKRQKIASGLSEMMTADLLPPASMSTPPESSVGQLSRQSSVFERGTSEQLVESSDVTTPEHDSSESSTPPPKSDVDEDGSQPVAPALAATRDGSQGLIQKPSLKGISCAGTSTTTLSSSRAVELYSPSDVMLMPQSRPSTREKLTRSQVADESADATVVKAEVSETSTITVVNSVEGDSTSVIAGEVARISGKIASSSETDTKSESSTASPCDTTLDSGAISRSKKARQDDKDEPSQRGQSKKRMPGDYTLTPVLLSEPMTAWVHCSNCATAFVQRDAYYTRANCPRCERHSILYGYVWPKTEPEGSDDDEERVLDHRTVHRFLDPEDEAKVRGRKLSAWLVNKKLAEAKAAEVAEAAKNKKKQPSKVVKKVASKTTITAATKVKKAASTASVFGRVTKAGSGVSEGLKTSKTSPVTLSKKSANSEVDHGEAVGDSITSSASSAADSADCTTQMAIAQQLGAYVDTKFGLDDEGMSDQGDVDHCAKGKIDERKQSSVLQQRRLSLDSAGNRRRSGRACKASAKATAAAALATVGSD